The region CATGGCTAGAAGGCTTGCCTAGTTACACGATAAATCTACTCACAACCACCCGACCTAATCAGTATTGTATGTACTTGTATGTACTTCTCAATACCGATGCTTCTATATCATGCAGAGGACCTTCtacatcaggaaaaaaaaaaaaaaaaacagaattgtaCTGGCTTGGCACAATGTGCAAAACGCTTCCTCAACTTCATAGTCCAAACATATCCGATGGGCACACCACGTTGGAAGTGACATAGAGCACGCTTTTTACAGCACCATTGTGAACGGGTTTGTGTCAATCTCTGGGGCGTGCTAACCATAAAGAGCTGAGTGCCCGGAGACGTGAAGTGTAGTCACTGATAACAAGAAGGGCACGGGCAGCCTGACGAGTCGTCAAAATTCGATGCATTTGTTGCAAAGTTTGTTGTCTTAATAGGTCTGcctaacaaaaataacaaggcATAACCACCCAAGTCAATATACAACGTTAGCAATGCCAAAGATTTTCAAGGGAAGGACAGGTATTCATAATTAGACTAGAAATTATATTACTTGGTGAAGGAAGTTCTCTAGTGTTGCGAGCTTCCCCATGGCAATTGCCATTTGGCCCATGTAATCAGCAACATTTCCAGAACCAGCAGGGCCCAGAGAGGTGGATGATAGTGTGTCTACAAGTGATTGTTGCAAAGCTTCCATTCCTTGAGACAAGGCATCTTCAGCTTGTTGGGATGATTGCTGCAGATTGCATATGCCCATCAACTGTTGATCTGTCAAGGGTTCAAGGTGGTTCCCGAGAATCTATATTACAATGATAAAGAAAATGCCATTAACTGAAACCATCAGCCATTTTCTTAGAAAAGGAAATAATGTGCATGACCAAAACCATCAATGGTCATCTACCTTGAGAAGTTCAGAAGATTTAAATCCACCCAACCACATGAAGCATCTTTCTGCAGGTGTCTTCCACATCCCTGAAAGCATATGAAATACATCTGCTTTTGCACCAATGCTCTTCAGTCGGAATATTTCATCATAGTGTGCCATTACACCATCAACAAGAAGCCGTAACTCGTCATCACTCATATGAGAATTCATGGCTGATCTTAGGTCGTTGATCAGTCGATGATGTTCATCCAGCCAGCGTGAATAGTCCAAGTCAAACGCAAAGGCCTCTAAAGTATAATAAATCACATGAATCAAAACCATCAGGAGATTAACTTGTAGGTTATGAAGTTCTTTCAAAAGTTGTATATAGTagaatacaaaataaaagaaccAATACTATCAgcgtattaaattaaaatttagaccATAAGGATTTTCCATGTGTTGCATCTAACAGTCCCAAAATAATCTTTGATTGAATACTCCACCGAATACCAAGAAAGATTACCAAAATGTGTAGGTGACCAGAAAATGGTTAGGACAGTATAAAAAACATGAAGGCAGGCCATTCTACTGTTCACAATTATCATTAACAGTGCTTTTACTTAGACTTCTATCCCTTCTATCGAGCCTTCATCTACAGTCACTTTGCTGAGCATTTCACTaaccaaataaaagaaatagtcGATGCCATGAAAGTTTGTCCTAGCAGCAATTTTCTGCCAGTTCTCTACAGATTGTCTTCCACGAACCTCTTAAACTGAGTCCAGGATTCTAGGATACAGAAATTCTGGAACTCAGATTGAAAACACTGCTCCTAAACTTCACAAATCAAACCTTCATGGAAACTGGTCAAGGTTAACCAGAACTTTCTCAACAAGTTTCCAACCTCTCACCCATCTTTAATGCTTTAATCCTATATGACTCCATCGCTTAGCTCTTCACCGGAAACAATCAAAGAGATCAAGGAGAAACAATGTGACATGCTTAGTTTACTGATGTCATCTTTTAAGGTAGGCATCACACCTTAGAATTTACTGCTGAAAGGATGTCACTTGGTCCATAAAGTAACTTCTTCATAAGTAAAACGCAAAACTAACTTCAAACTACAAGATCCACGCATCCAATGTCGATCGACATGAAATACAGCTGTTTAGAATATCAATAGTGTattgaaaacaatttaataCTGATGCTTTATGCATACACGAAAATCTATTGACTTATAACTAATTTGTTAAACCATTTCACAATCTATTTAAAACCTTTGGAGGAATAGACACTCAGCTGTGCTTAACACTAGGACCTGAATCTATTATGGCATATCCAAAATCCCTTACCATTTCCAGCTATTGAATGGCCATGATCCCCAGAAAATCCAGATGCAATAAAAAATCCCTGCGGAAAAATTTGCAAAATGCAGAATGAAAGAAATTTAGTCTTCTATGCAATCAAGTAGAAAAGACACTTACAAACATATTGCactagagaataaaaaaaaaaacttcctgtACCTGCTGGCGTGCTCGTTGAAGCTCTTGCTCTAGTTGTGTAAGCCTGAGTCGACTACTCTCGAGCTGCTGGACATATGCCtatccaaaaccaaaacctatAAATGATCCAAATATGTTTCATTCATCAACTTAAGACATCGAAATTGATATAGCAAGCCAACTAGATGGCAATGCTAATTAATTTCAGGAACAAAACTAGATGTCTCCAAATCCCAGGGTAAACTGTTGTTCATGGCAGAAGAGATATGGAAAACTTTTAACCGATCCACAACAAGATATAATTTAAGGGACACCTTAATCACAATATGGACAGGTAAGATGGCATGGATGAACAGCAAAATCTTTCTAATAAAAACGCTCTCACACAAGCTTTTTTGGGTGTCTGGTCATATATTCACGAGTTTCAACCATGTTTTCCTACAAGGGGTGAACTCAAAGGGAAATTGAAAGATAGAGAACTAAGAGTTGGGAAAACCAGattctgaaaataaattaagaatccCAATCATCCATGTGAAGAAACAATATAACATAACTAGCAGAGACATTACTTTCTTCCTAAGCCGACTTTTCCTTGCAGCCTCACGGTTCTGAGCCAGCCTTCGAAGAGTCTGCAAGGAGTAAACAAAGAACTTGAAAACTTAACCATCAAAAATCAAACGAAACAGCAACACAATTACTAAAGCAACATCATGTCAAAAACCTTTTGGTCACCAGTTTTTCCCTTCGATTGATCCACAGATTCTACAACCACAACTGTACCATGCTGAACTCCATAAAGCTACATAATTATAACAAACCACAATCAGAAGCTGACATCTATCGAAAAGTCAGGTAGAATGTAATTACTAGTTACCAAATAATGTAGCTAGCCATGTCCAAATTGTTAACTGAGCATACAAAGTAACAATTTTAATGTTCAATGGAATAAACCACAAGAGGGGGCTCGATGGTAAAACTTGGGATCTTATATTCATGAGCTCTCAGCTTCAACACTGCTCCGCGCCCTCCTGTGGCCAACACAAGGGCAGAGGCCCGCTTCCCCAGCTATCTAGTTTAGGTTTAGAGCAATATCAACCAAAGGTGGTTGAGGTACGGACTGGTTACTTGTTTATCAAAGCAAAAGAAATATGTTTGATATGATTGGAAAGTTCAAGCATCATGAGTTAGTTAAACAGAATGTAAGTTAACCCTGCAGTAAAAATTAAAGTCACAATCACGAAGATCTAACTAAAGCATAATATTCTACAAAATCAAGCAAAAGTATAACACGAAATACGATGCAAGTACACAGTGTCCGATTCCTCAATTCCCAAGCAGACCCACCATTAAGCACCCACACTAAAAAGATTCCTATTGtagcaaaccaaataaaaaaaaaacatatcataacattaagaaaaaaaaaacagagcgtATTAACAGAGAAAGATGCACAAAAACCTGGTTTTTGTCATCAGCATCTACATCTGTTGAAGTGTCAGTCTGTTGGCTATTATCTGCCATCCCTGAGTCTCCCCAAGTCTCAATACTCTGCCAGTTTCCCAACGAGGAACCAAACCCTGTTCCCTTCTGGTACATGTATTGCCCTGTGTCCAAACACCCTGCTCCAGTAGTTGCTATCTCTACCGGCCCAATACCCTGAACAATTgttgaaacaaaaacataatacaTCAGCAGCATTAGTCAATAAATACCAATAAGTCAGgtatttaacaaaagaaagaggCGGATGAGGAAGGTGGAGATGTACTGTACCGTGTTCAAGGCAGTAGCATAAGGTAAGTTATGGGACACAACAGTGACATTGCCTGATTTTAGACTGAACATGGAGCCTACGAAGTTGgtatgttttaaaagaaaaaaaatcactagttGTTAGAGAAGCTGAATTCTATACGGACAAAGAACACAtgcttttataattaatataccAAGACagcaagagaaagaaagagaaggtaaTGGATACTTGAGCTTAAATCAACAGCATCGTCGTGAGGAAAAACAGGAGCTGGTTGATGAAGCTCTCCAAGATCCGCAAAACGCGTCTGGTTTCTGCTACTAAtatcttctcctctgttttttttcccacccaacataaaaacaaacagaaaaggagaaacaaaacaacaaatgcATAAATAAACATACGTATGATTATCTTTTACCACACAAATCATTCCTTAAAAACCCAGTAAGCAACAAAATACAAGAGCTGAAAATaaggagagaagaagaaagtgagTACCGGGGAAGGAAGGAAGAGTGGCAGTACATTTCAGGGTGAGGAACAGAAGAACTAAGAGGAGCTGCTGCTTTGAAGCTTTGTATGTGTTGCTAACTTTTAATACTGCCACTCCAAATAAGTTTCTTTCCCTAATAAAGTACTGTGTAGCTATGAGAGTAAGAAAGCTATAGCAACTACTAGGTAAGGATCATAAAAAGGGTACTGTAAGGTTCGAGAATAgaggggggaagaagaaggaaatgctCAAGGAGAAAATCTTGTCGTGATCTTAATGAAGAGGACAGCGTATCAGTACGGCTCCTTTTCTTCTGAGTTtagtaatagaaaaaaaaaaaaaactagtattatCATGCTTTTGATTGTTGCCTTCTGACTTGGGATTTTAGTTTCCCAACACTCCCACACATTTCTATACCTTTCTCACTCGCCTTCAATAGCACGTTCATATCACCGCCCCTAATGTGTTCGCGTAAGCatcattttaattgaaaatgcttttaaaaattttgtggTTTTGATCAAGgtataataaattatgtttcataTGGTCATCACGGTTGTAGCCTCGGAAAAATGGTTGGAATTTAAATGCTCGTACATTCCTTTAATTCTATAATGTAACCAACTTACTAAGGTTGgtaatcaaacaaaaattcaaaaaatgcttacttataatattttaaaatgttaattaatatgaaattatttttaattttattttgtaaaaaatagaaaaaatgagttttaatataaatcctgtcttttaaatttatgcgcgtggtaaaataaaaaggatatttaagagaaaacaaaattgagtaATTGCTAAGAATGGTGATTTGTTATGTGTAAAAGACAAGGTACTTCGTAGGGCATCAAATTTGTTTGCATACTTAGGCAATTTTAGAGTTTTAAATAGAGGTGTTTAGGGGTTGATTGAAATTGTGActaaggaaattttaaaaaaaaaatttgaaaaatatattaaaataatatttttactgaaaaaaataatttaatgttttttaaaatcaaaaatatttttacaaaatatataaaaataaaaactaaaactattGCATTTTATTACGAGATTATTGTCATGCACGATAAGAAAGGCGCGTGGGACTATAGAGTCCACTccccaagacaaaaaaaacgcCCTTCTTTCTCTTACCTCAGTtgattctttgtttgtttttgtttccacAATCTTTCTCACTCTAGACTGTCTCTTGCAACTTGCTGATCTTTCTTGTTTGTTTCTCTCTCCACAGGATGTCGATGTCCCTTGTATCCTCTAGAGCTAATGGCCAAGGCTCgatcctctccctctctctagaTTAGAATCAGAGAAAACTTTTGCTGGGAAAGAGTGTCCTGCAACTCCAGAGATGAtgtgatggtgatgagatgTGATGAAATGAAACCCCAAGGGAAAAACAAGAAACAGTAGTGATTCTTTCATATCCcactgtttttatttatttttaagtagttttaaataaattcctCGTACTTCTGATtgttagattttaattattgcGCTATTTTTCCCGGTGAGAATATATTCGAGTATCTAGGTTCGAACTCATGTATTCCCCCAcacacacccaaaaaaaaacaaaaaaaaaacccttgtttTTGGAATCTGAATGATAATTAATGTAGGAAGCATATCTATCTtaatattaattctttaattgaaTAAGTAAATTATGAGGAATTTCTCAGTTTAATATTCATGGATGATTTGGCCTGTTCTTGTTTCTGTAAACTGAGACTAGAATATCTCTCAGGTTGTGGGAGATCTGCCATTTCACTTCTTATTTCGATGGTTAACGAGAAATCACACATCTCTTAATTATAACAATAGCATGAACAAATCTTTATATAATATTCAGATTTGTAAGGGTCAGGAGGGTTCATTTAAAAGAGAGCTTTGCTTGGAAGAAACAACTTGGGTTTGATTGCAAAGAAGCTAAGCGGCTACAATGGGGATGTGAGCTTGCTTTTCCTTTAGGCCACCGTATCGCAGGAGCTCTGGATTGCATTTATCGataaaaagggcaaaaaatATTATGACGCATCTGATACGGCAATTCGTACATTTATAGTTGATGACGTGTCACTTTCCTTCTGGTTATCTCTGAGGTTTATGTGGGATTGGCTCCCTGTGTTTCTTTCTTCTGTCTCTAGCTTTGCTTATCCCGGCTCGATGATGTCACGTGAACTCTTTTGCAAGGGGCCCCCCCTCTTGTCAgttgatgatttcttaaaaatatttatttgttttggctCTTGAAGTTCGAGGTTTGTAGAAAACGATAGCTCTTCTTCATTCGTCTTATAATTCGATCCAGGGAAGGCAAGAGGGAGCCTTGATCTGGTAATATTGATGTTCACATGTTCGTCTTGTAATAGAAGTTTGTTGATGACTGTTTCATAACCTCAGACGAGACCAGGCCCACAAGAGATTAactgtctttttaaaaaaaattaaattaaatttattatgaatCATTGAGGTTTAAaatggttttaaaatatttagaccACGATTCTAAGGTATTTTAAGATGAAAATGGTGTCCAGATTGGGTGTGGGGAGCCAAAACCAACACCTCTTGATTTTCAAACAGTAAAATGGAGAAATAAAATGGTGTCCCAAACGATCGCCTCTCTATTTTTAATCACAAGAAAATGTGCGGGCCTGCCACGCGTTTTGGCCCGACTTtctttctatcatttttttctgtttttatatacttttttttctccatttttttcttacttgttCAAATTCCTAGTTATTAGAACCTTTAcggtgattatttttatttcagtttaattttattaaaaaaaataacaaaattaaaatttaaaaaaaatctaaaccgGTTTAAATTGGACAGTTTCtattcggtttggttcggttttttaggataaaaaccagttcaaacctgtttgactcgatttttttcggtttgtttattttggttttaagcttataaaaccgaaccggtcggttttttaaaattttaatcggtttaattgattttttttcacgattcagttttttcggttatttttttccagtttttttgattttctcaatttttcggtttttttgctcacctctaCTCTGTATAAcctcacaaaaaaattattattatcttcacattttttttcctttttgtctattttacaaaaaatattattagaagtAATCATCATTGTCAAAAATCTCCTtgcaaccttaaaaaaataatgattaattatcaaatttttgagacataaaaaaggtttaataattaatcaatttaagatGCATGGTTTTCAAAAAACTTGACAACAGTAACACTCAAAGGGAATGATGTAACAAAAAAACCAGCACAGTTGATAGAttagaatttagaaaaaaaaaaggtctgaataaaaagaaattggtgATTAATAATTTAcatcttttagtttatattaattctTGATTGATTAAATCTCATTTAAGAATTTATCTTGGTTTTTAACATGTCTTAAAAATATGActcctcattcttttaaaatGGCATAGACACACTaaataattcatcatttgatctcATCATACTTTTATGTAAATTAATAGTTAAATTTCAGGTGATGGAAATTAGTGTTCAAAATCATGtcaatatgaaatataaaaaaaatagagaataatcaggttttttcaatcaataataTGAGCTCATCAACTAAAATTAGACACCCTTCCAATATAGATTGCTCTGGATCTCTTTGGATGTCAATTCTTACCTCATGACTcttcaaattagatttttatatgatataaaaaattaattacatgtttatttttatttctatttaccaaaatcaaatatattcataaaatgCATTTAAACTAACAAGACACGTGATATTAAATACTATAGAACatatattaaattacaaaaatctcaacataaatgttaattaattatgatttggcTCGCctagatttattaaaatattataagtgattttataagattatcctaGTGCATTccgaaaacaaaacaaaaatctttctAAAGCACATTGGTTGAGCCGAGACCGAGAGGGTTCCGTTAGCGAACAACTGTCTACCGTGTCTTGAAAACGACATAAACAAGCAAAACCGCGCTTTCGAATACTGGAATGCATGACTTCAATTCTATACAAGAAAATATCAATGAGGAAATTGGTATTTTTAGCAATCTGCCAGCGGAATCAGATCAGAAAATGATGATGCAAGCGACCTCCACTTCTTGTATCCCATAAGCAATGCTTTGAAAAAATGGCGATTTACGTTAGTAAATATAAACAGAtacctaaaaaacaaagaaattatacGGTCCCGCACTGGACAACCAATCCAATTCCTCCAACCCAAAGAATCATTTAACTGTGACCACATGGGGAATCTACACAACTGTTTTTCAGCCATGCAGCTGAACGTCATTCCATGcaccaaaaataaacaaaaagagagaAGCTATATATATCTGAATTAATGCAGCTTCCGAACAGATTTTTGACCTATGCTCTTCATTTCCGTGTAATCAAGGTcccaaactaaactaaaaacaaattcaaaaacatggATCAATAAAATACAGCACAATGAATTACAGCGCCTATTCCGGGCAAAGTTTGTCAGACGGGGACAGCATTGAATCGATTGTGGGTCAATACTTCCCTTGCCCGGGAACTTCTATGTTGAAGACGCTGGTGTAGTGCCTCGGACAACTGGTTGAAGAATTCAGCATCCCATCTATGTATTAACAAGGGGTCTTCAGCATAGCAGATATATATGGATGTCACGGCGCTTTCAACAGCCACCATAGCCAGTCCAACCTGGAGCAAACAATAGTTTTAACCTCCAACGGAAAAATATGGCATTTTACTACAGATGTACTTGCACTGTTGCACACcatcaaaatgaaataaatgccAGTCATGGAGGATTGAGAGCATGTTTAATGGTTCGTGATTCAGATTAAAAGCAATTCATTGTTGATCAGTGGTGTTTTTGCAGAAGCACCACCACCCAGTGTTGTGGTTGACAAATGGCTGGCTTTCATTCACATGTTTCCAGCATAACATGGAACTGAAGCCAGCCTTTAATTGATGCGACCCAGCAACCGCAGAGGAGTGTTTGCTGTGTAGCGATAATGGAAATTACTGTGTGTAATATATacataatgaaataaaagagGGAAAAGCTAATGCGATACTATTTAAAATTTAGGTGCCACCACCCCTCTACTTTTAATTCATTTGAGATTTAATCTCAACTTCCAATTTTGGGTATGACTTCCCTAAACTATATTTCATTCATAATCAAGTACTCCCATTAGTTTTTGCACAATTTCATCCATAAGTTAACGAATTCTGTATTTAAAAAGCATGGGCTTGCTAAGAAAATGCTATTTTATCCAATAAAGAATGAATAATAGcaaaaatacatataataaaggaaaaaaattctaGTGTTCACTTGACCTTCTCACATACAACAATTTGCTATCTTATAGACGGAACTCCACCAAAAACTAACAGAAAGATTTGGTTTCAAATGAAACATAATTCACAGAGATCAAATCTGAAATTGGATGTTAAGGAATTGATTCTCAAATGAGTTAAATTAGGGGAGGTGGCACCCATTTTCCCATTTTGCCAAGCATGTGCTTATCTAGCTGAAATATCCACAAACTGATTAAACACTTCTGCTTTATAAAAGAGATGAATGCTTGATTTCAAAATAGGAACAGAGAGAGAAGCTCTACAGTGATACTTCATGTTATGGAAATGTTTTACGATATCAAAGTTGGAAAGAAATATATGTGCAAATCAGTGATATACTCTAAGTAGAGGTGAACTAGATAGGACAAGTTGCCACATTATAATTCTGAAACCCAACTTCTTAAATAACCAAGAAAGTAAAAAACTCCCAACTCCACATCCATTAAACGACACAAGCAGTTTTAGATCATAAATAGGTTATCAATTCCAAAAGAGAAAAGTCACTGAAAGACGGAACTTACCAAGACCATTCCCATCAACATTGCAGTGGATCCCACCATGGTCACTctatcatcattccatttgatATGAGTCCAAACACCCGAGCAAGTTCCACTGATGAGCCCTCCCAAAAGTGTAACCATCAGTAGAACTGCACCTGAACAATCATAGGCGACTAGTGCTTCAACTCCAGTCGATTGAAATAGTTCCCAGGCATCCCTAGCTGAACGGTTAAAACTTTTCCCATGAACAGCTATCTAGAGGGAGCACAACAAATACGTGAATTGTTGTATAAATATGCAAGAATTGGCTCGTGAATGATGACAAATCAACAAAGTTTTAAtgaacttaaaaagaaaaaggtaataATAAAATTCCAGAAAAACAAAACGCTTTTATATTGAATGATGTGTCATCCAACACTGAAGCCATAAAAGTAGAAACTTATGCCACCTTGAATGCTCAGGGCATGTTTAATGGAAATCttgtaaacaataaaaatgTATCACATAAGTTAAGGACAATAAAACAGGACATAGATCAGTCATCAGTCAATCCGTAACACAACATGCCAGCCACCACTCCCTCCCCTCTAGACCAgagaagaaatgaaagaaaaggaatatgaAGGCCATCAAATGCCCTTGAAAGATAACAGGTCTGTATGTATAGTTGTGTATTGAAAGATAAAGATGCAGCAGGGGACAACTGCCTCAGAAAAAATTAGGAGGTAATGTTTCAGCTACTTCAGTGGAAACCCCCCACTTAAACCCATTCCCTTGAAACTACTTCATGTGTGTTTGTTTAGTATTGTGGTGCAAGGtgtttttcgcttgaaaatgcatcaaaatgatttttttcagatttatttttcattttcgactaagcacatcaaaatcattggaaagcactaaaaacaacattaatttgATGCTTTTTCAAACCAAATGCACTTTTGAAATGCACCCAAACACAGtttcaaacattaaaataaagggTGCCTTCAACAGGTAAATAGAAGTAAAATTCATTGACTGAGACATTATGAATCCCACATCTAAAAAAGCAATCTACTGCTTCCTTACTATTTATCATCTTCCCATACTTTTCTTCTATCACTTGCAATTGAAACTAGTTCTGAGATATTGACTATATTCCAATACAATGCTTAccccttttattttcatgtacACCAAATCTACTCTGCTCCAGTGGGAAAATCAATTAATGATGATATAACCATTGCTAGTCTCACCCAAACCAAGTAGGGTCTTCTAAGGCTGTTCATGTAATATTTTCACGTGTCTCCATTCTCAACACTAAACCCTGCATAATAGCTTTTGGGTGGTCTAAGGCCTCCTTCCACTACTTCATCAATCAAACAAGCTGCCAAAGTCCAAATAGCTAAAGCCtgcacttttttttattccattcaCAGTGACTCTTCTTATGACCTTTTGATGTGGTCTTCACTAACAAAGCCTTAAGCCTCATTCAACATGcaccaaatttttttctttttctagtgaAAATTCATGATTTCTTTATGATCACCAGGGAGGTCACCAAGATGCTCGTCACGTCTAAATTTCCATACCCTGTCTACCCTCCTCTGAACAGCCTAATATTCCGCTCCAAAAACCATTATAGCAGAGATCTGGTACTAAACATTTTGATATTTGGTTTGGATGAAGGATTTTACTTAgaacttttatattatttcctaCTAGGATTTAGTTTTCAAGTTTATTGGGCATAAAGCGGAAAtcaattaagaatttaattttatttcctaTCTATTACTTCACTACGATGTCTCAGTGTAATTCACCATCCTCTTTTAATAACTCATATCTCCTCCATCCTTCCTTGTCCCTGATCattctcttttaaaattcatgacTTCAGCCTTCATTTCCTGGTCCTAAAATTtccaagtaattctttttcttccATAGAGTATAATTTAGAGGCACCAATGTTGAAAAAATTCACTGGAACACAACTGAAAAAATTGAGAATGTTtcagttttcaaaaaatttctctGTGCTGACAATGGTCATGATTAATGTACCACAAGATCATCATAAATGAAAGGTTATGAAGAATAATAGAcagttaatttgataataaaattatgtacAGGTGACAAATCATTGGCAGAAAGTACCTGGACATATGCATACTTGTTGAAAAAGCGGACAAGAGTCTCTACAAGATGGAATAGAAAATCAACACAGCAAAGCAAGCACTCGTTCTTGCCTATCTTCGACCGCAATCCCCTGATCTAAAATGTactttgaagttaaaaaaaatggacaaacaGAAACAAGATCAACATTGGAAACAAGCTAGTTAACCAGTT is a window of Populus nigra chromosome 10, ddPopNigr1.1, whole genome shotgun sequence DNA encoding:
- the LOC133704887 gene encoding transcription factor TGA2.2 — protein: MYCHSSFLPRGEDISSRNQTRFADLGELHQPAPVFPHDDAVDLSSSSMFSLKSGNVTVVSHNLPYATALNTGIGPVEIATTGAGCLDTGQYMYQKGTGFGSSLGNWQSIETWGDSGMADNSQQTDTSTDVDADDKNQLYGVQHGTVVVVESVDQSKGKTGDQKTLRRLAQNREAARKSRLRKKAYVQQLESSRLRLTQLEQELQRARQQGFFIASGFSGDHGHSIAGNEAFAFDLDYSRWLDEHHRLINDLRSAMNSHMSDDELRLLVDGVMAHYDEIFRLKSIGAKADVFHMLSGMWKTPAERCFMWLGGFKSSELLKILGNHLEPLTDQQLMGICNLQQSSQQAEDALSQGMEALQQSLVDTLSSTSLGPAGSGNVADYMGQMAIAMGKLATLENFLHQADLLRQQTLQQMHRILTTRQAARALLVISDYTSRLRALSSLWLARPRD